The Mesotoga sp. UBA6090 genome segment ATAAGAGGTGGTATGTCTGCCCCTCTCCGAACCCCTTGAAATCTCCGAGACTCTGAGCTTAAGTCCCGGGTTAAGAGAATTGAGGATGCTGCTCTTCCCCACTCCTGACATGCCGGCCATAACGCTTATCTTACCTTTCAACACTTCTTGGAGACGATCAAGGTTGATTCTTTTCTTAGAAGAGACTGGACAGATTTCGTAGTATTCACCATAGATTTCTGAAAATCCTTCGAATTCCGCATTGTTAATTAAATCAATTTTGTTGACTACTATAATAACAGGCAATTTAACATACGCGGCAAGAACCAGGAAACGATCTGTAATTAGATTTTGAACTGCCGGTTTCTTCAATGAAAGTACTAGCAATATCTGCTCGATATTCGAGATTCGTGGACGCGAAAGCTCCGTCTCTCTGGGGAGAATACTTTCTATTCGACCCTGCCCGGTACCACTTAAAGAGTATTCAACTCGGTCACCGACAATCGGTCTAATCCCCTGCATCCTGAACCGACCTGGCATCGTGCACACAAGCCTCCCGCCTATCTCGTTGTCCACCACTTCCATATTCCTGCTTCCGAATCTAACCACTACTCCTTTTCGTCTTTCCAAGCCTTACCCCCTTCTTCTCTGCCTTAACTGGCCGCAAGCGGCATCAATGTCTGTGCCTTTTTCCTGTCTTGCTGCACTCTCAAATCCAACGGCCCTTAAGCCTTCCTCGAAATCTGCAACTTTCTGATCTGAAGGTCTTTCGAAGTCCGGATTGAAAGGGTTCACAGGTATTATATTTATAAAAGACTTAATTCCTCGAAGGTATTTGATTAACTGTGCAACATCTCCGACTGTGTCATTCATTCCACTTATCAAGGCATATTCAAAGGTAATTCTGTTTCCAGTCTTCTGTTGATAATACACAAGTGCTTCTCTCAGCGAATCTAATGAATGCATCCTATTTACTGGCATCAACGAGCTTCTTAAACCATCTTTGGCGCTGTGAAGTGAAACTGAAAGTCGGATTTCCATTCCTGAATCGGCAAGTTTCTTTATTCCTTCGGGTATTCCAGCGGTGGATATTGTGAAACGCCGAAACCCAAGATTTCTGCCTCTGGGATCATGAAGGATATCAATTGCCTTGTATACACTGTTCTCATTGAGAAAGGGCTCACCCATTCCCATGAAGACAATGTTGTCGACGGGTCTGCCAACAGCTCTTTCCATATGGATTACCTGAGAGACAATTTCACCGGTCGAAAGGTTCCGAGAAAAGCCTCCCGCTCCCGTTGCACAGAAAGAGCAGTTCAAAGGACAACCTACCTGAGAAGAGATACAGAAAGTAACATGTCGAGGATGCCTCAAAACAACGGACTCAATTTGATTTTCATCTTCGAGTTTCCACAAGAACTTTTCTGTACCGTCTTTCGAAACCTGCTTTTCAACCACCTCCATTGGTGGGAAGTACAGTAATCCTGATAGTTCTCCTCGAAGACCCTTGGGAAGGTTCATCATTTCTGAAAAGCTCAGAGTTCTTTTCTTGTAGACCCAGTTGAAGATCTGGCTAGCTCTAAAAGCAGATTCTTCTATAGAAAGCATCAGATCTCTCAGCTCGTCAAGACCTAGCGAAAGAATGTCTTTCATCTTGCTCTCCTAAGCCTGGCCACATAACTGACAAGTGGTGCTTTCCATGGTTGCAGCCAGTAGCCGCTGCCGTCGAATTTAGAAGCAATTCCTCGTCTTGTGAAGAACTCTTCCATTTTAACCGGCTGGAAATCACTCAAAGAATTCAGAGCCTTGTTGTTCTCCTCCTCGGTCATTGCTTGGCTATAGTAGATAAAATCATCGTGCTCTTTCGAAAAGCTTCTCAGCAACTCCTTCGCCTTCTGAAAAGCCGCTGTAAAGGCGTTGAGGCCCAGAGAATGGAAAAGCCAAGGCATAGAATTTATTCTTCCCGTAAGGCTACCACTATGCTTTGCTACTGGGACACCCACTCCCGAAAGGATATACTCAACCTCATCAACGTTTTCGAGCTTGTCCATAGAATCGCCTCTTTGAAAGACATTAATAAGATCCGAGTATTGACTTCTATCAAAGACAAACCCCTTTCTGACCAATTCATCCTCTCGGCCCGAAGCGATAACCGTCTGTACTGGAGGTGTTTGGTTGTACTCCAGAAGCTCTTCAAGATTTTCTATCCACTCCACATCCCTCCAATAATTCACAAGCCACTCCGGGTGGGAATAAGTGACATTGAACGGTTGCTCCCTCGAAGGACCGGAATCTGCGATTTTTCTGAGAACTGCATTCACGAGGTTTCTGAACTCCTTTACTCCCACCAGGTTCACTGAAGAATCTATTGATGCGTATTCAGGTACACTGTCCAGGAATTGGATCTGAAATACCCCCATCCTCAAGACATTTCTCACCGCCAATGGAACTTTGCTGGGCTTGCGTAAGAAACGAGCAAGTTCATAGTCGATTCTGATTCTCTTTCTCAGAACTCCGTAGATCAAGTTTATACAGAAAGATCGGTCTTTTGAAGAAAGGGTGGAGAGAGCTATCTCCACCTTCTTGAAAGAAATGTAACCGTTTGCGTCAAAGAATGACAGAGTCTGTAATGCTATGGAACGAGCATCCTGAATCAATCTCTTCCAGCACCCGACAACACCAGCATTCTGAGTAACTGAAGAATCGAAGTAGCGGCAGACGCAACGTAAGTCATCGCTGCCGCTCCCAGAACGGAGCTCACACCCTTCAGCTCTTTCGAAGGCATTCCCATAGATGCAAGAAGTTGCTTAGCTCTGGAACTCGCATTGAACTCGACCGGTAGTGTTACCAGCGTAAAAAACACAAAGGCTGAGAAGACAACGATTCCGATTCTAATTAGAATCGGTGATACCATCAGAAGCCCAATTATGAAGATAATCCAGGAGAGAGAAGAGCCAATCTGTGCAACAGGTACCACTGCATTGCGAACAACTAACGGTGCATATTTTTCCTTGTCTTGAATTGCATGGCCGATTTCATGCGCAACCACTCCCAAGGCCGCTATCGATGTGCTGTTGTGAGTTGCATCTGACAATCGTATAACCCTCTTCTTTGGATCATAGTGATCAGTAAGATTGCCTCTTATTCTCTCTATCTTAATGTCATAAAGCCCAGCGTTATCAAGAAGCTGTCTGGCTAACTGAGTGCCGTTAAACCCGAAGGTAGACCTAACTTTCGAATACTGAGAAAACCGCGAGCTAACAAGAAACTGGGCGTAAGCTGCCAAGATAATTGCGGGAATAAGAATTATGAACGTTGGATCCCAAAACAACTTAACCACCTCCTACTTTGATTATATAACCCGTGAGTCAGGTGGTCAACGCAATATAGGCATAGCTTGATGTTAAAGACTTATTTCACAAAAGAACTTTTGAAACCATCAGTTGATTTCGATCTGTCAAGCTTCACACAACTGGGATCCAAAACCGTCAGTCCCTCGAGCAACAGTCCTATCTTACCGGTCTTCAAGAAGAAACATCGTAGGTCATGCTCCCTTGAAGGATAGCTTGACTGTCGAAGAGAGACCGTCGCATTTTACCCCAATTCTTTTCACATGGAGGATCTGTGTTGCCCTCATCCTGTTTTGAGCCCGTGACCAGTGAACACAGATACGATCCACTCACTAGGATCTGAGAAAGCTATGTACTTCTTCAGTCCCGCTATTGTTGCCGCTGCAGTTGGCTCCAGAAAATGACCTCTTCTGGACATTTCACTTCGGGCTTCTTTTATCTCCATTTCTGAGACACCAAGAAACAATCCGCCACTTTCTCTAACTGCTCTAAGTATCTGGGATCCTCTTACCGGTCTTTCAATTGCAATTCCCTCTGCAACCGTAGGCTTTGCTTCTACCAGCACTGGATGCTTCAGCCTCATGCAAAACGCCTGCAAAAGCGGAGAACAGTTCTCCGACTGTACAGCAACAATCTTTGGAATACTGTCGATTATTCCCACAGATTTCATTTCGTAAAATCCTATCGCCGCTCCAAGAAGTAAGGTCCCGTTTCCCACTGGAAGAACAATCGCATCTGGGCTCTTCCAGCCTAGTTGCTCGCAAATCTCGAAAGAAAAAGTCTTTGTTCCGTGAAGAAAGACCGGATTGTAAGTATGACTTGCGTAGAACCTTTCACTCGCAACTTTGAGAATAGATCTCGCAGTATCTTCTCTGGAACCCCTAATCAACCTTAACCTGGCACCGTATGCTCTGATTTGATCTAGTTTTCCCGCTGAAGTCCGTTCGGGAACGAATATCTCACAAGATATGCCTGCCCTGGCAGAATAGGCAGAAATCGAACATCCCGCATTTCCCGACGAATCTTCAACAACTGATTCAACCGAGTGCTCTCTGGCGTAACTTATGAGCACGCTTGCCCCTCTATCCTTATAGGAACCTGTAGGAAAGAGATGGTCCTGCTTAATCAGCACCTTCCGTCCGCATATTTCCTCTTCGATCAATGGAGTGAAACCTTCCGACATAGATATGATAGACCGATCAAACTCTATCGGAAGGGCCTCCCGATAGCGCCACATATTGGGAGGGCGTTTTTCTATCTCCTTAACAGGAAAGCGCGAATCGTATTCCAAATCCAAGACGCCCCCACAATCGCATCTGAAGGCTTTCGATTCAGCGGGGTACTTGCGCCCGCATTGAGAGCAAACGAAGAAAGCCATCGTCAAAAGGTGTAGTCCACGGAGATAAATGGCCTGGCAAACGGAACAGTACTGACCGGATCGAGCTGCCAGTATCCATCAAAGCCACCATCCAGACCTACTTTTGAGAAATAGCTTCCAAATCCTATTCTTGAATACAGAGGAGTGCCTGCGATCGCTCGATCTCCACTTGCAACAGCAAAGATGTGATTCAGGGACCAGAAAAGCTGCCCCTTTACGTAAAGACGCTTGTATATCGGGATTCTCGTTTGAAGTCCTAAGTACGTATGTTCAAGGATGCTGAACCCTTTAACCACAAGGCTTGACCAGTTGAACGAGAAGATGTAAGAGTGGATTATCCCTTGTACCAGGGGTACCCCAGCCGCGAATTGCAGAAAGAAAGGGGTTACGACCGAACCGGAAGACATATCTAGATTGAAGCCAATTCCGACGCTGACTGCAACAGAAAAACCTGAAACTCCAAGAGTTGAAATCAATGAAATCAACAGTAGTTTTTTCACCAATGCACCTCCCAAGATTTTCAGTTGGAACTTTCATCATTGAAGCCTACAGCAAAAATTGTCGGGAGATCGAAATCTCTCTTAGCTATCTTTATGCCCCAAATCTGAGTGTAAGCTTTCTTCCCTATAACGAGACCGTGTTTCATATCCTCTTCAAGCCTTTTCATACCTTCTTCGAACCCTTCCTCTGACATTAATCTTAGTGCAGAATATGCCTTATTTCTGTACTGCTCGAAATGCTTCTTCTTGAATTCGAAAGTAGTCTTGACTTTTGTAGTGTATATTCCTTCAAATCCGGCTTTCTTCATCGCAGACGTTATTGATGAGTTACCAGGATATCTGGCCTTGTCTATCTCAAGTGTTTCAGGAAAATAGTAAGTTAGTGTTCTTTCACAAATATCCTGGCAGGAATCAGTAACTGTGAGCACGCTTCCATCATTCTGCAACACTCTGAAACTCTCTTCGAAGAGGCTCTCCAGATTGGCAATGTAATGAACAAGATTGACATTGAAGACAAAATCAAACCGTGAATCTTCATATGGAAAGGACTGATCTGCATCTGCGACCTTTAACTCAACTCTGTGATTCTTCCTTGTGCCCTCCATAATCATTGAAGGGCTGATGTCAAACCCGAATCCACGCGCATGAAGAAGTTCCGAAAGGATACTCA includes the following:
- the rsgA gene encoding ribosome small subunit-dependent GTPase A gives rise to the protein MERRKGVVVRFGSRNMEVVDNEIGGRLVCTMPGRFRMQGIRPIVGDRVEYSLSGTGQGRIESILPRETELSRPRISNIEQILLVLSLKKPAVQNLITDRFLVLAAYVKLPVIIVVNKIDLINNAEFEGFSEIYGEYYEICPVSSKKRINLDRLQEVLKGKISVMAGMSGVGKSSILNSLNPGLKLRVSEISRGSERGRHTTSYVELLQFEFGGFIADTPGFANLELPEIVPESLGKCFPEIAQERGMCAFSDCVHVDEPGCYVKELVEAGSIHSSRYESYLIMYNELKERELEKGGRKYG
- the rlmN gene encoding 23S rRNA (adenine(2503)-C(2))-methyltransferase RlmN; amino-acid sequence: MKDILSLGLDELRDLMLSIEESAFRASQIFNWVYKKRTLSFSEMMNLPKGLRGELSGLLYFPPMEVVEKQVSKDGTEKFLWKLEDENQIESVVLRHPRHVTFCISSQVGCPLNCSFCATGAGGFSRNLSTGEIVSQVIHMERAVGRPVDNIVFMGMGEPFLNENSVYKAIDILHDPRGRNLGFRRFTISTAGIPEGIKKLADSGMEIRLSVSLHSAKDGLRSSLMPVNRMHSLDSLREALVYYQQKTGNRITFEYALISGMNDTVGDVAQLIKYLRGIKSFINIIPVNPFNPDFERPSDQKVADFEEGLRAVGFESAARQEKGTDIDAACGQLRQRRRG
- a CDS encoding transcription antitermination factor NusB, producing the protein MIQDARSIALQTLSFFDANGYISFKKVEIALSTLSSKDRSFCINLIYGVLRKRIRIDYELARFLRKPSKVPLAVRNVLRMGVFQIQFLDSVPEYASIDSSVNLVGVKEFRNLVNAVLRKIADSGPSREQPFNVTYSHPEWLVNYWRDVEWIENLEELLEYNQTPPVQTVIASGREDELVRKGFVFDRSQYSDLINVFQRGDSMDKLENVDEVEYILSGVGVPVAKHSGSLTGRINSMPWLFHSLGLNAFTAAFQKAKELLRSFSKEHDDFIYYSQAMTEEENNKALNSLSDFQPVKMEEFFTRRGIASKFDGSGYWLQPWKAPLVSYVARLRRAR
- a CDS encoding zinc metallopeptidase, yielding MFWDPTFIILIPAIILAAYAQFLVSSRFSQYSKVRSTFGFNGTQLARQLLDNAGLYDIKIERIRGNLTDHYDPKKRVIRLSDATHNSTSIAALGVVAHEIGHAIQDKEKYAPLVVRNAVVPVAQIGSSLSWIIFIIGLLMVSPILIRIGIVVFSAFVFFTLVTLPVEFNASSRAKQLLASMGMPSKELKGVSSVLGAAAMTYVASAATSILQLLRMLVLSGAGRD
- a CDS encoding threonine synthase, producing MDLEYDSRFPVKEIEKRPPNMWRYREALPIEFDRSIISMSEGFTPLIEEEICGRKVLIKQDHLFPTGSYKDRGASVLISYAREHSVESVVEDSSGNAGCSISAYSARAGISCEIFVPERTSAGKLDQIRAYGARLRLIRGSREDTARSILKVASERFYASHTYNPVFLHGTKTFSFEICEQLGWKSPDAIVLPVGNGTLLLGAAIGFYEMKSVGIIDSIPKIVAVQSENCSPLLQAFCMRLKHPVLVEAKPTVAEGIAIERPVRGSQILRAVRESGGLFLGVSEMEIKEARSEMSRRGHFLEPTAAATIAGLKKYIAFSDPSEWIVSVFTGHGLKTG
- a CDS encoding class I SAM-dependent methyltransferase — translated: MRERKSFDFDEVAMTYSQYRYPNEKLVEHVFNRVRYADRILEVGCGTADYLSILSELLHARGFGFDISPSMIMEGTRKNHRVELKVADADQSFPYEDSRFDFVFNVNLVHYIANLESLFEESFRVLQNDGSVLTVTDSCQDICERTLTYYFPETLEIDKARYPGNSSITSAMKKAGFEGIYTTKVKTTFEFKKKHFEQYRNKAYSALRLMSEEGFEEGMKRLEEDMKHGLVIGKKAYTQIWGIKIAKRDFDLPTIFAVGFNDESSN